Proteins found in one SAR324 cluster bacterium genomic segment:
- a CDS encoding pentapeptide repeat-containing protein gives MENEDMESPALPYFDPAHLRQLRETNACPEGQLSGVDLRGAELNGADLVDADLSYANLIRADLSYADLRGVNLVGAKMEKVNLEGAQLEGANLSGAHLWEANLDFTTMQGAQLQGADLEDVDLNEADMRAVNLERAELQSSVMMNVNLEKANLSYADLRRAELRGANLREAVCYRVDLREADLDGADLQGAEMHFALMLGSRLCNTVMPDGRIEYGGCH, from the coding sequence ATGGAAAATGAAGATATGGAATCACCTGCCCTACCCTACTTTGATCCCGCTCATTTGCGGCAATTGCGTGAAACAAATGCGTGTCCAGAAGGTCAACTGTCCGGTGTAGATCTGCGAGGGGCTGAATTAAATGGGGCAGATCTGGTCGATGCGGATTTGAGCTATGCCAACTTGATCCGAGCCGATCTGAGCTACGCTGATCTCCGTGGGGTCAATCTGGTCGGGGCCAAGATGGAAAAAGTCAATTTGGAAGGAGCCCAGTTGGAAGGGGCGAACTTGAGCGGAGCTCATCTTTGGGAAGCCAATCTTGATTTTACAACGATGCAGGGAGCACAACTTCAGGGTGCAGATCTAGAAGATGTTGATTTGAATGAAGCAGACATGCGTGCAGTCAATCTGGAGAGAGCAGAGTTGCAGAGTTCAGTGATGATGAACGTCAATCTGGAGAAGGCCAATCTGAGCTACGCGGATCTACGTCGAGCTGAGTTACGAGGGGCCAACCTGAGGGAAGCTGTCTGTTATCGAGTAGACTTACGGGAAGCTGATTTAGATGGTGCTGACCTACAAGGAGCAGAAATGCACTTTGCGCTGATGCTCGGCTCCCGGCTCTGCAATACCGTAATGCCAGATGGCCGCATTGAATATGGCGGCTGTCATTGA